One Mycolicibacterium sarraceniae genomic window carries:
- a CDS encoding type IV toxin-antitoxin system AbiEi family antitoxin domain-containing protein, whose product MSPVSALALEAAGQWGLFTTEQAGRIGMDGKAVSALVAAGRVLATETEDVFRFAGAPIDVMLDPLRTSWLALVPRKFLGERVRGAKDGDWDDAVVSHVAAANLVYELGTLQADRFEFSAITPLPASDRILEIHVRPRMPKWRFQNGLPVTTVPQTIADLYSEHIDYGHVGIVILDALLASSADFLDITEEMDSITDGSGRAIVLHMLDVVGAPTRLVTALVHLAEMKRESFRNPGGH is encoded by the coding sequence ATGTCCCCAGTATCTGCGCTTGCTCTAGAAGCAGCCGGCCAGTGGGGCCTGTTCACCACTGAGCAGGCTGGTCGAATCGGAATGGACGGCAAAGCCGTGTCGGCTCTCGTTGCAGCCGGGCGTGTGCTCGCGACCGAGACTGAGGACGTCTTCCGCTTCGCCGGAGCTCCGATCGACGTGATGCTTGATCCGCTCCGAACCAGTTGGCTAGCACTGGTCCCCCGGAAGTTCCTGGGTGAGCGAGTCAGAGGAGCGAAGGACGGAGACTGGGACGACGCAGTCGTCTCCCACGTAGCCGCCGCCAACCTCGTGTATGAACTTGGCACTCTGCAGGCAGATCGGTTCGAATTCAGCGCGATCACTCCACTGCCTGCAAGCGATCGGATCCTAGAGATTCACGTCAGACCGAGAATGCCTAAGTGGAGGTTTCAGAACGGACTCCCCGTAACCACGGTTCCACAGACCATCGCTGATCTCTATTCCGAGCACATCGACTACGGGCATGTCGGCATCGTCATTCTCGATGCGCTGCTCGCCTCCTCCGCCGACTTCCTTGACATCACTGAGGAAATGGACTCAATTACAGACGGCTCCGGTCGCGCAATCGTTCTTCATATGCTTGACGTAGTTGGCGCTCCGACGCGTTTAGTCACTGCATTAGTGCATCTTGCCGAGATGAAAAGGGAGAGCTTCCGCAATCCGGGAGGTCACTAG
- the aceA gene encoding isocitrate lyase ICL2, which yields MSIIEADSATQSPFDREVAETQQYFDSPRFEGITRLYTARQVVEQRGTIPNDHTVAREAATAFHKRLRELFAVKKSITTFGPYSPGQAVTMKRMGIEGIYLGGWATSAKGSVTEDPGPDLASYPLSQVPEEAAGLVRALLTADRNQQYLRLQMTPEQRATQPAVDYRPFIVADADTGHGGDPHVRNLIRRFVEAGVPGYHIEDQRPGTKKCGHQGGKVLVPSDEQLKRLNTARFQLDIMNVPGLIVARTDAEAANLIDSRADERDQPFLLGATNLKVPPYKSCFLAMVRGFYEAGVTELNGHLLYALPDGEYAIADAWLQRQGIFELIAAQAAAWRDGQEHSLDALFDKVESTFVDAWQDDAGLDTYGDAVAELLKFREGEGEPHEMSAADWLTFAKTASLYAAREKARELGVDAPWDPERAKTPEGYYQVRGGIPYAIAKSLAAAPFADLLWMETKTADLADAREFAEAVHAVYPDKMLAYNLSPSFNWDTTGMSDEEMRAFPEELAKMGFVFNFMTYGGHQIDGVAAEEFATALRQDGMLALARLQRKMRLVESPYRTPQTLVGGPRSDAALAASSGRTATTKSMGKGSTQHQHLVQTEVPKKLLEEWLALWNEHYQLGEKLRVTLRPRRAGGEVLELGIWGTREDGGEEELLANVLVDPIKDRHGRSILTVRDQNTYAEKLRQKRLMTLIHLWMVHRFKADAVYYVTPTEDNIYQADKMKAHGIFSDVHKDVGEIIVADVNHDRITELLEPDRAALKRLIAKAD from the coding sequence ATGTCCATCATCGAAGCGGACTCAGCGACCCAGTCACCGTTCGACCGTGAGGTCGCCGAGACACAGCAGTACTTCGACAGCCCGCGGTTCGAGGGGATCACTCGGCTCTACACCGCACGGCAGGTCGTCGAACAGCGCGGCACGATCCCGAATGACCACACCGTCGCCCGCGAGGCCGCCACCGCTTTCCACAAACGCCTGCGCGAACTCTTCGCGGTCAAGAAGAGCATCACCACCTTCGGCCCGTACTCGCCGGGCCAGGCGGTGACGATGAAACGGATGGGCATCGAGGGCATCTACCTCGGCGGCTGGGCGACGTCGGCCAAGGGTTCGGTCACCGAGGATCCCGGCCCCGATCTCGCAAGCTACCCGCTGAGCCAGGTGCCCGAGGAAGCGGCCGGGCTGGTGCGCGCGCTGCTGACCGCCGACCGTAACCAGCAGTACCTGCGCCTGCAGATGACGCCCGAACAGCGCGCGACGCAACCCGCCGTCGACTACCGGCCATTCATCGTCGCCGACGCTGACACCGGCCACGGTGGAGATCCCCACGTGCGCAACCTTATTCGGCGATTCGTGGAGGCCGGCGTGCCTGGTTATCACATCGAGGACCAACGCCCCGGCACCAAGAAGTGCGGTCATCAGGGTGGCAAAGTGCTGGTGCCGTCCGACGAACAGCTCAAGCGGCTCAACACCGCCCGCTTCCAGCTCGACATCATGAACGTGCCCGGCCTCATCGTCGCCCGCACCGATGCCGAGGCCGCCAACCTCATCGACAGCCGGGCCGACGAACGCGATCAGCCGTTCCTGCTCGGGGCAACCAATCTCAAGGTCCCCCCGTACAAGTCGTGCTTCCTGGCGATGGTGCGGGGCTTCTACGAGGCCGGGGTGACCGAACTCAACGGGCACCTGCTCTACGCGCTGCCCGACGGCGAGTACGCCATTGCGGACGCATGGCTGCAGCGCCAGGGCATCTTCGAGCTGATCGCCGCACAGGCCGCCGCCTGGCGCGACGGCCAGGAGCACTCGCTCGACGCCCTCTTCGACAAGGTCGAGTCGACGTTCGTCGACGCCTGGCAGGATGACGCCGGGCTGGACACCTATGGCGACGCGGTCGCCGAGCTGTTGAAGTTCCGCGAGGGCGAGGGCGAACCGCACGAGATGAGCGCAGCCGATTGGCTCACCTTCGCCAAGACCGCGTCGCTGTACGCGGCCCGGGAAAAAGCCCGCGAACTGGGCGTGGACGCACCCTGGGATCCCGAGCGGGCCAAGACCCCTGAGGGCTACTACCAGGTGCGCGGCGGTATCCCGTATGCCATCGCGAAATCTCTTGCGGCAGCGCCATTTGCGGATCTGCTGTGGATGGAGACCAAAACCGCAGACCTTGCGGACGCCCGCGAGTTCGCCGAAGCCGTGCATGCTGTCTACCCGGACAAGATGCTGGCTTACAACCTCTCCCCCTCGTTCAACTGGGATACCACCGGGATGAGCGACGAAGAGATGCGCGCCTTCCCCGAAGAGCTGGCCAAGATGGGCTTCGTCTTCAATTTCATGACCTACGGCGGTCATCAGATCGACGGGGTCGCCGCCGAGGAGTTCGCCACCGCCCTGCGCCAGGACGGTATGTTGGCGCTTGCCCGCTTACAGCGCAAGATGCGGCTGGTTGAATCTCCCTACCGCACACCACAAACACTGGTGGGTGGGCCGCGCAGCGATGCGGCGCTGGCCGCGTCGTCTGGCCGTACCGCCACCACAAAGTCCATGGGCAAGGGCTCCACACAACACCAGCATCTGGTGCAGACCGAGGTGCCCAAGAAGCTCCTCGAAGAGTGGCTGGCGCTCTGGAACGAGCATTATCAGCTTGGCGAAAAGCTACGGGTGACATTGCGGCCACGCCGGGCCGGAGGCGAGGTGCTCGAGCTCGGCATCTGGGGCACCCGCGAGGATGGTGGCGAGGAGGAGCTGCTGGCGAACGTGCTCGTCGATCCGATCAAGGACCGGCACGGCCGCAGCATCCTCACGGTACGCGACCAGAACACCTACGCCGAGAAGCTGCGCCAGAAGCGCCTGATGACGCTGATCCACCTATGGATGGTGCATCGGTTCAAGGCCGACGCGGTGTATTACGTCACGCCTACCGAGGACAACATCTATCAGGCCGACAAGATGAAGGCACACGGCATCTTCAGCGATGTACACAAGGACGTCGGCGAGATCATCGTTGCCGACGTCAATCACGACCGGATCACCGAGTTGCTCGAGCCCGACCGGGCCGCACTCAAGCGGCTCATCGCCAAAGCGGACTGA
- a CDS encoding SLC13 family permease: MLIPATKELEQQSGVPARGVLLPIAHPTTLAGSALIGTSSNLLIAGLAAPAGVDIKMFSFVPIAVPVALIGWLVLVIAAPLMLRGRPERSARKLDWRAEIPVAAGANAVGRSAAELGVSTTSEFELVEIQRWGDVIGPDGIVAAGDVLIYRATESGVRMLWGSIRFGHANQELYIVSIADDESASIRDLEEEEAVQVIAAQSTKRLRDTAALPGEMCLVTTSSVTALADHSLVGLWQQVAGKAPQTAKTWTAVAVLAMSTGSTVLVMLVIAIVTTVLTNVVTNAAAAAILTPVALTVAASTGLDPLLLLTLIGTCISFTFLNPFSHQSNLMVMKPGGYSIATFLRFGIPLTVVSVAAAFGVAWANSL, encoded by the coding sequence ATGCTGATCCCCGCCACCAAGGAATTGGAACAGCAGTCCGGCGTTCCCGCCCGAGGCGTGCTGCTGCCCATCGCCCATCCGACCACCCTCGCCGGTTCGGCCCTGATCGGCACCAGCTCTAACCTGCTGATCGCCGGGCTGGCCGCACCAGCCGGCGTGGACATCAAGATGTTCTCGTTCGTGCCGATCGCGGTGCCCGTCGCACTGATCGGGTGGCTGGTGCTAGTGATCGCGGCACCGCTGATGCTGCGGGGACGCCCCGAGCGGTCCGCGCGAAAGCTGGACTGGCGCGCTGAGATTCCGGTGGCCGCCGGTGCCAACGCGGTGGGACGCAGCGCCGCCGAGCTCGGGGTCAGCACTACCTCGGAATTCGAGTTGGTCGAGATCCAGCGCTGGGGCGACGTCATCGGCCCGGACGGCATCGTGGCGGCCGGCGATGTTCTCATCTACCGCGCCACCGAGTCCGGTGTTCGGATGCTGTGGGGCAGTATACGTTTCGGGCACGCGAACCAGGAACTCTATATAGTGTCGATCGCCGACGACGAGTCGGCGAGCATACGTGATCTCGAGGAAGAGGAGGCCGTGCAGGTGATCGCCGCGCAGTCCACGAAGCGGCTGCGCGACACGGCGGCATTGCCAGGAGAAATGTGCCTTGTCACAACGAGTTCGGTGACTGCTCTCGCTGACCATTCGCTGGTCGGGCTGTGGCAACAAGTCGCGGGCAAGGCTCCCCAGACCGCCAAGACGTGGACCGCGGTGGCGGTTCTGGCCATGTCGACCGGAAGCACGGTCTTGGTGATGCTGGTCATCGCGATCGTCACGACGGTGCTGACCAATGTCGTGACCAATGCGGCGGCCGCGGCGATCCTCACGCCGGTGGCGCTGACCGTCGCTGCTTCCACCGGTCTGGATCCTCTTCTGCTGCTCACCCTGATCGGCACGTGCATCTCGTTCACGTTCCTCAACCCATTCAGCCACCAGTCCAACCTGATGGTCATGAAGCCGGGTGGATACAGCATCGCGACATTCCTGCGATTCGGCATTCCGCTGACGGTGGTCTCGGTGGCGGCGGCATTCGGTGTTGCCTGGGCGAATTCGCTGTAG
- a CDS encoding App1 family protein gives MPRLPRWIAADLTAKLRSPEAAAVVAGLEGKLTERRRDYKVQSGAFRGVRVLVYRGFVTDNVAKVRVRVFETPELPGDSRIPYWEVAQSNLRRHAALSIVGAQVELRVGRHRATEVTDAHGFANFSLPVPKLRTGWHPAEAVVAGIGDEPTVGAGLVIKPSLTAPFLVISDIDDTILLTGLTEGLTMVARTLLRDVEQRSAIPGMSALYRGLARGVPGRTGKPRPEPAFFYVSTGSWSFYSMLDQFVELRDFPSGPMFLTDWGPTERYLRRSGAEHKRAAVRRLFKAYPSMRFVLVGDSGQRDPLIYEEMARAFPGRVALALIRQVGSEADERNNQLRKHAELLQAEGIPLHLVLDARQAAQLAANLGLCDQETVMQVGTDLHDS, from the coding sequence ATGCCCCGACTCCCCCGTTGGATCGCCGCGGATCTGACCGCGAAGCTGCGCAGCCCCGAGGCCGCCGCGGTGGTAGCGGGCCTGGAAGGCAAGTTGACCGAGCGGCGCCGCGACTACAAGGTGCAGTCCGGAGCCTTTCGCGGTGTCCGGGTGCTGGTCTATCGCGGGTTCGTCACCGACAACGTGGCCAAGGTCCGGGTTCGGGTCTTCGAGACCCCGGAGCTCCCGGGCGACAGCCGGATCCCGTACTGGGAGGTCGCACAGAGCAATCTGCGCCGGCATGCCGCATTATCGATCGTCGGTGCGCAGGTCGAGTTACGGGTCGGTCGGCACCGGGCCACCGAGGTCACCGACGCACACGGCTTCGCCAACTTCTCGCTGCCCGTGCCGAAGCTGCGCACCGGCTGGCACCCGGCCGAAGCTGTTGTTGCGGGGATTGGCGACGAGCCGACCGTGGGTGCGGGGCTGGTGATCAAGCCGTCGTTGACCGCGCCGTTCCTGGTGATCTCCGATATCGACGACACGATCCTGCTCACCGGCTTGACCGAGGGCCTGACGATGGTGGCCCGCACGTTGCTGCGTGATGTGGAGCAGCGCAGCGCGATTCCCGGGATGTCGGCGCTGTATCGCGGACTGGCACGGGGCGTACCCGGGCGCACTGGAAAGCCCCGTCCGGAGCCGGCGTTCTTCTACGTGTCCACCGGCAGCTGGTCGTTCTATTCGATGCTGGATCAGTTCGTCGAACTGCGGGATTTCCCATCGGGTCCGATGTTCCTTACCGACTGGGGTCCGACCGAGCGGTATCTGAGGCGTAGCGGTGCCGAGCACAAGCGCGCGGCAGTCCGCCGACTGTTCAAGGCCTACCCGAGTATGCGGTTCGTGCTGGTCGGCGACAGTGGTCAGCGCGATCCCCTCATCTACGAGGAGATGGCACGCGCATTTCCCGGCCGGGTTGCGCTGGCCCTGATCAGACAGGTCGGCTCAGAGGCCGACGAACGCAATAACCAGCTGCGGAAACACGCGGAACTTCTTCAGGCTGAAGGCATTCCGCTGCATCTGGTACTCGACGCCAGGCAGGCCGCCCAGCTGGCTGCCAACCTCGGGTTGTGCGACCAGGAGACGGTGATGCAGGTCGGCACCGACCTGCACGATTCCTGA
- a CDS encoding SLC13 family permease, whose amino-acid sequence MTLLAAVIVVVTLIVMTTGRQPAVLALICALVVAGLAGIATPAQLFGGLSNGGVITIAAMLVIAKGVRHTGVITRVTYRLLAGVQSSGQVLRRLVPPVGIVSALINTTRSWPC is encoded by the coding sequence ATGACACTCCTCGCCGCGGTGATCGTGGTGGTCACTCTCATCGTGATGACGACCGGACGACAACCGGCGGTACTGGCACTCATCTGCGCGCTCGTGGTCGCCGGCCTCGCGGGGATCGCCACCCCGGCCCAACTGTTCGGAGGGTTGAGCAACGGCGGTGTGATCACGATCGCGGCGATGCTCGTCATCGCCAAGGGAGTGCGGCATACCGGGGTGATCACCCGCGTCACCTACCGCTTGCTGGCCGGCGTGCAGAGCTCCGGGCAGGTTCTGCGCCGCCTCGTCCCGCCGGTCGGGATCGTCTCTGCGTTGATCAACACCACCCGATCGTGGCCATGCTGA
- a CDS encoding ATP-binding protein, with amino-acid sequence MEELPAVTALRALSVFSADQAGAYREHFAIVAAVLGYDVETKLGRYLSGWARDGNPGLVILTGNAGTGKTAAAEAYCRALGVELPVKDELVELAAGRWVLKDLSGLPNTAARVEAMRNALSRTDDAQTLICANEGVLRDAFSEIQSEKGKSALDIALRQGAHSDSGLTIVNVNRQRLTGESLWHNLLDYVTREELWLGCDGCPFNEGGCPMRSNAEQLRRADVREQLRTLIRLASGEAVPTIRELLAILAWGIVGNASCTHVKKRNRDLGPEAFTATDGYFSRVVGGGMTTAAAERSPLLTAIRRAGLGSVSDLQVDGWLRDANGAPEGVRFIAGYPEGGGPGGPKRSRLAGTRSPLDRVQTTQHEMTFYELGEMVSTDEDPIRVEDGLSALFRGDELTHTPAQSLWRQRMYFEASSDLGGNSRASSRLLSYGHVHDLFDLAARAAKGADTVMELTELVRGLNFLVTGFASADEGLIVSDPACLFARDPGSFRPASPSLVHGIIPVERLSIEIPDQGLVNEIIDVDHIEVNLLVDKDHRLGLRIQPRMYEAIREAAEYRGPVGQGVAEMNDLRGFYGRLAQEFPPAPEMRIADPKANPPGLIKITLPRFIPAKGGV; translated from the coding sequence ATGGAAGAGTTGCCTGCGGTAACTGCGCTTCGGGCGCTATCGGTGTTTTCTGCAGACCAGGCCGGCGCCTATCGCGAACACTTTGCAATTGTTGCCGCGGTGCTCGGCTACGACGTTGAGACAAAACTCGGCCGGTACTTGTCTGGTTGGGCGCGCGACGGTAATCCAGGCCTGGTCATCCTTACGGGCAACGCAGGGACAGGCAAGACGGCAGCGGCAGAGGCATACTGCCGGGCTCTAGGCGTGGAACTACCAGTGAAAGATGAGTTGGTCGAGCTTGCGGCCGGGCGATGGGTTCTCAAAGACTTGTCCGGTCTGCCGAACACCGCAGCCCGTGTTGAAGCGATGCGAAATGCCCTGAGTCGCACAGACGATGCGCAAACGCTGATCTGCGCTAACGAGGGCGTTCTCCGCGATGCCTTCTCAGAAATCCAGTCCGAGAAGGGAAAATCAGCGCTCGACATTGCTCTGCGCCAAGGCGCACATAGCGACAGCGGCCTCACGATCGTTAATGTAAACCGCCAGCGGCTTACAGGGGAATCTCTATGGCATAACCTCCTCGACTACGTGACTCGCGAAGAGCTTTGGCTCGGGTGCGACGGTTGCCCCTTCAACGAAGGCGGTTGTCCGATGCGCAGCAATGCCGAACAACTCAGACGAGCCGATGTGCGAGAGCAGTTGCGAACGCTAATTCGTCTAGCGTCTGGGGAAGCTGTTCCAACAATCAGGGAGCTGCTGGCGATACTCGCATGGGGCATCGTAGGAAACGCATCATGTACGCATGTGAAGAAGCGAAACCGAGATCTGGGTCCGGAAGCCTTCACAGCGACTGACGGCTATTTCTCCCGAGTGGTGGGAGGCGGAATGACTACCGCCGCCGCGGAACGTTCCCCACTTCTGACCGCGATACGCCGCGCTGGGTTGGGGTCAGTGAGCGATTTGCAGGTTGATGGCTGGCTCCGCGATGCGAACGGTGCACCCGAGGGCGTAAGGTTCATCGCCGGCTATCCCGAAGGCGGCGGGCCGGGCGGGCCAAAGCGCTCCAGGCTCGCTGGTACACGCTCCCCCTTGGATCGAGTGCAAACGACACAGCACGAGATGACTTTCTACGAGCTTGGCGAAATGGTGAGCACAGACGAGGATCCGATTCGGGTTGAGGACGGACTCAGTGCCCTCTTTCGCGGCGATGAGCTGACGCATACGCCCGCTCAGTCGCTCTGGCGGCAGCGCATGTATTTCGAAGCGTCATCCGATCTAGGAGGAAATTCCCGCGCCAGCAGCCGACTGCTCAGTTACGGGCACGTCCACGATTTGTTCGACTTAGCCGCTCGAGCGGCCAAGGGTGCCGACACGGTTATGGAACTCACAGAACTCGTGCGGGGCCTCAACTTCCTCGTAACCGGCTTCGCTAGCGCGGACGAGGGTCTCATTGTCTCCGATCCGGCTTGTTTGTTCGCGCGTGATCCGGGTTCCTTCCGGCCCGCTAGTCCATCCCTTGTCCACGGGATCATTCCTGTCGAGCGGCTTTCGATCGAAATACCTGATCAGGGACTCGTTAACGAGATTATCGACGTCGACCACATCGAGGTGAATCTCCTGGTCGACAAAGACCACCGCCTCGGACTCCGTATTCAACCCAGGATGTACGAAGCGATACGTGAGGCCGCAGAGTACCGCGGACCTGTCGGCCAGGGAGTGGCTGAGATGAACGATCTCCGTGGCTTCTACGGCCGGTTGGCACAAGAGTTCCCTCCTGCGCCCGAGATGCGCATCGCAGACCCGAAAGCTAATCCGCCGGGCCTAATCAAGATCACCCTTCCACGGTTCATACCGGCGAAGGGCGGTGTCTGA
- a CDS encoding DNA cytosine methyltransferase, with translation MARGRRQRYAAVSLFSGCGGMDLGAEQSGAAKVVWAVDSDPWAVQTYQSNIGNHIVEADVTATPVPDVPCDILLAGPPCQDYSTLWNHDGLKTARGNLFREVARFLDALRPAAFVLENVPGLLSANKGAAWTLVRHALRSPSSFTPADQRTNSTPVRYDLSAQVVDFADLGVPQHRVRLIVVGVRRDLGIRPPAIPRPFEGNPRTVREVLDVDPIKPGAANHEFGLDSEVVVERLKLIPPGSNFEHIPPGHPLAVKGLISHVYRRLDPDKPAYTVIAGGGGGTHGYHHREPRRLSNREKARLQGFPDDFVFEFGSGTRDLKSSYTRVRRQIGNAVPPTAAAVIVEALSATLAAAGVKARSNRELNGAAADIPPAPRAAGE, from the coding sequence ATGGCCCGGGGGCGTCGTCAGCGCTATGCCGCCGTGTCGTTGTTCTCCGGCTGTGGTGGCATGGACCTGGGTGCAGAACAGTCGGGAGCCGCGAAAGTTGTTTGGGCTGTCGATAGCGACCCCTGGGCTGTCCAGACCTATCAGAGCAACATCGGTAATCACATAGTCGAGGCGGACGTCACCGCTACACCAGTACCGGACGTCCCCTGCGACATTCTCCTCGCGGGACCTCCATGCCAGGACTACTCAACCCTCTGGAACCACGACGGGCTGAAGACCGCCAGAGGAAATCTGTTCCGCGAGGTAGCACGCTTTCTCGATGCCCTTCGCCCGGCTGCGTTCGTGCTTGAAAACGTGCCGGGTCTGCTCTCTGCCAATAAAGGAGCAGCCTGGACTCTTGTTCGCCATGCATTGCGCTCTCCCAGCAGCTTCACGCCCGCAGATCAGCGGACCAATTCAACGCCAGTGCGATACGACCTATCAGCGCAGGTTGTGGACTTCGCGGATCTAGGGGTGCCGCAGCATCGCGTCAGGCTCATCGTGGTGGGAGTGCGGCGGGACCTTGGTATCCGGCCACCGGCGATCCCTCGCCCTTTCGAGGGAAACCCTCGGACCGTCAGGGAAGTGCTTGACGTGGACCCGATCAAGCCTGGTGCGGCTAATCACGAATTCGGCCTCGATTCAGAGGTTGTCGTAGAGCGGTTGAAACTCATTCCTCCGGGTTCCAATTTCGAACACATTCCGCCCGGTCACCCCTTAGCGGTCAAGGGGCTAATAAGCCATGTCTACAGGCGACTCGATCCCGATAAGCCTGCGTACACCGTGATTGCCGGCGGAGGTGGCGGAACCCACGGTTACCACCACCGTGAACCGCGGCGCCTTAGTAATCGCGAAAAGGCCAGGCTTCAAGGGTTTCCGGATGATTTTGTCTTTGAATTCGGCAGCGGCACAAGGGATCTAAAGTCCTCCTATACCCGCGTCAGGCGTCAGATCGGCAATGCAGTCCCGCCGACAGCAGCCGCTGTGATCGTCGAAGCTCTCTCAGCAACTCTCGCGGCAGCGGGAGTGAAGGCTCGGTCCAACCGAGAGTTGAACGGGGCAGCCGCGGATATACCTCCAGCGCCGAGGGCCGCTGGGGAATGA
- a CDS encoding site-specific integrase, with the protein MRTPAYLDCLRADRVIRVKRAVYTLNTKPDQPPARGVIALVERPCDPIPEDAPATAKSWTLAEVEQFRASVRNHRLFACWLLSCYGLRRSEVLTIRQSALDGDTLSIRRSRVAVGKDAIESMPKSRHSTRDLLR; encoded by the coding sequence ATGCGCACACCTGCCTATCTGGACTGCTTACGAGCCGACCGCGTGATCCGGGTAAAGCGCGCCGTCTACACGCTCAACACCAAACCCGACCAACCACCGGCACGCGGCGTCATCGCGCTGGTGGAACGCCCTTGTGACCCGATCCCCGAGGACGCACCCGCGACCGCCAAATCCTGGACTCTCGCCGAAGTCGAGCAGTTCCGGGCATCGGTACGCAACCACCGCCTGTTCGCCTGCTGGCTGCTCAGCTGCTACGGCCTGCGCCGGTCAGAAGTCCTCACCATCCGCCAGTCGGCCCTCGACGGTGACACCCTGTCCATCCGGCGCAGCCGTGTAGCCGTCGGCAAGGACGCCATCGAGAGCATGCCGAAATCTCGCCACAGCACGCGCGATCTACTCCGATGA
- a CDS encoding maleylpyruvate isomerase N-terminal domain-containing protein produces the protein MSRASCPRRSPASASGWKTRRRHRPRCRSRLAAHRWRLETFQARVQARSKRPRQPGIPSQGGPAPSRDNPSSASLYPGDDLLAWYRNSVYLTATVLNSLDPDTSAWTCGRRKTAGFIRHRVAQESAVHCWDATDAIGANEPIEQTLAVEGVDEFVDEVLPGPSRLIPACGQVDVTVRAPISDPLLSLWCRRSPDRVHVEGNILAPQCFLRRVEF, from the coding sequence ATGTCTCGCGCATCCTGTCCAAGGCGATCGCCGGCATCCGCAAGCGGATGGAAGACGCGGAGGCGGCATCGCCCACGCTGCCGATCTCGCCTCGCCGCGCACAGATGGCGTCTCGAGACATTCCAGGCCCGGGTGCAGGCACGGTCGAAAAGGCCAAGGCAACCCGGCATTCCAAGTCAAGGAGGACCGGCGCCGTCGCGTGATAACCCGTCATCGGCAAGCTTGTATCCCGGCGATGACCTCTTGGCCTGGTATCGCAACAGCGTGTATCTGACCGCGACCGTGCTGAACAGTCTTGACCCCGATACGTCGGCCTGGACGTGCGGACGACGAAAGACCGCGGGATTCATCAGGCACCGCGTCGCGCAGGAAAGTGCTGTGCACTGCTGGGATGCCACCGATGCCATTGGAGCCAATGAACCCATCGAACAGACGCTCGCTGTCGAGGGAGTCGACGAGTTTGTCGACGAGGTGCTGCCTGGTCCGTCACGCCTCATTCCGGCGTGCGGGCAGGTCGACGTGACAGTGCGAGCGCCGATATCCGATCCACTGCTGTCCCTGTGGTGCCGCCGCTCACCCGACCGAGTTCATGTCGAGGGCAATATTCTTGCGCCGCAATGCTTTCTGCGACGCGTTGAATTCTGA